Within Methanobacterium sp., the genomic segment AGTTCCCCCAACAGGAGAGCGTGTGCGTAAATTCACTGAATTTAGTGGTTTAGAGAAAGATGGTTTAATTGCAGTACTTCCTCCGAGGTCTGGCAAAGCCACAGTTGAAAAAATAGCCATAAATTCTGTAATGGCAGGATGTATACCTCAGTTTATGCCTATAATTCAACACTCGATCCATGCAATCTCCCATAAGAAGTTTAATTTACCCGGAATAAACGCCACTACACATCCTGTTGCGATATGCACCATTATAAACGGCCCTGTGGCAAATGAAATTGGCATAAATAGCGGTACTGGATGTTTAGGTCCTGGAAATATTGCAAATGCCACCATTGGACGTGCTGTGAGACTATGTTTAATGAATATAGCTGGTGCAATCCCGGGAATAGGAGATCATGCGACAATGGGTTCACCATCTAAATACAGCTTCTGCTTCGGCGAGGCTGAAGATGAAAATCCATGGGAACCGCTGCATGTAGAACGAGGCTTTAACTTAGATGATAGCACAGTGACCATGATGGCTTTGGATTCTCCCCATAATGCAAATGATCATCGAAGTAATACTGCAGAAGACCTTATGGATACAATAATTGATACTGCAGCAGTTGCAGGCTGTAATAACAGTCATGTGCCCGGTGAAATGCTTATTATAATGAGTCCAGAGCATGCAAAGACAATTGTTGATGATGGATGGTCTAAAGAAGATGTTAAAAATTATTTCCATGAAAATGCACTTGTACCTGCAGAATTTGGTGATCGGGGCGGTAGAAAGCTCGATGAAAAGTGGATTATTGATGGCGATGTCAAGATAACAAGAAAACCTGACGATGTGGTTTTAGTTGTTGCTGGAGGTCCTGGAAGGCATACAATGATCTGCCACGGCTTTGGAACCTCATCAGAATCAGTAACAGAATTAATAAAACTTAAAGACAATGCTGCTGCATTTTCAGTGCATGATTTTAAAAAATAAATTTCATCAAACTCTTTTATATTTGAGTTCTGAATTTCTTTTTATCCTTTTTACAGAGTTCTTTTATAAGGTTTCGACCAGTTAATGCTGCGTTAGGTATCCCTATCATTGCAGTGGCCCATTGTCCAACCATATAAAAGTTTTCAAGTCCAGGGAGTGTTTTACTTATTCCCTTCATCATTGTCATCATTCCACCATCAGGGACTGGCCACGGCTGCCATCCATGGAAATTAAGCGTGTATCTTTCCACAGTAGCGGGTGTTGTGACATCATGAACTTCTACCTGCTCTTTTATGCCTGGAAACCTCCTTTCAAGTATTTCAAGGACCTTCTTGTAAACTATTTCTTTTTCATTTCTGTAATTTTCCAGATCCTCTTCACGCATTTTCTTCCAGTAATCATAATTTCCCTTAGTAACGACTTTTATCACTGATTTTCCTTCAGGGGCAACCCCTGTACTTGAATCAAATAATTCAAGGTATAATGAACCTCTTTCTTTTAATTCAAGCTTAACTGGTTCATCTAAAAGCAGTGCAATAGCATGAGGTTCATTAGATAAATCTCTGTTAAGTCCAAGGAAAACTTGCAAACCAAATTCCTGTTCTTCTTCATAAGCCTGATAATATTTATCAATGGTTTCGTTGGTGTATTTTCCATCTAACATTTCATAGATTGTTTCATGACCATCTGCTGCAGATACAACAATATCCCCTCGATGCTCGCTCCCATCTGCAAGAACAATTCCAACGGCCTTATTATCTTCAACTATGATTTTTTCAACTTTAGAACTCTGGTTCAGTTCACCGCCGAGATCAGTGAACCTCTTTGCGATTCTGCGGCTGAATTCAAGGGAACCACCTTTAGGCCAGCCCATATCTCCAGCATTGAAGCAAGATAAAAAGAGCAGATGGGGAAACATAGGTATATTGGATTTACTCATGTCGTATTGAACATGAGGAAATGCTTTTTTAAGGAATTTATTGTCGAATTTCTCCGCATAATCATTTAGAGAAATTTTACCCCATTTAATGATTTTAGGTAAATTAGCGGCCATTTTCAGCTTATTCATGGTCCCACCCATGTCCATTGAAAATAAATCATCTGCCGGTAGAGATTTTCCAGCTTTAACATATTCCTCAATTGCTTTAGAATCTTCTGGAGCGATTTCTTTCATGTGTTTTTCCAGCCGGTCAAGGTCTGTATAAATATTCAAAACATTATCCTGGCTATCTTCAATACTGATGAAAGCTTCATGATTTATAATTTCTGTACCTTCCAGAGCACCAAGATCATTCCAAACTTCTCTTAAGCGTACATTACCTGTTCCTGCAAGATTATGAATACAATAATCAAATGTAAATCCTTTACGGTGCCATGAAGTACACATTCCACCCGGTTTACTGTGTTTTTCAAATATTATGGCATCATAGCCATTTATCTGGGCATAAGTTCCTGTGGAAAGCCCCGCAATTCCTCCACCGATAATAATAATCTTTTTGGCCATGAAAATCACTCTTACTAAAAGTTATCCTGGAAAATTAATTTTAATTATATTTTATAATTTAATCTGGAAAAAAGTTTGCTTTTATAATAAAAGATCAAAAATGAATGATTTAAAATGCTCAAATAACCCAAAATTAAGTTATATAAAAAAATTAAGCTTATTAATATAAAATTAAGAAAAATAGGGAAGTTTATAAAGGTATTTTCCCTGTATCTCTCATTGAAGTTAACCTGCTGGTAATTATGGTTTTTGCTATTAGCAAATCATCATCTTTTTCATTACCTCTAGCGAGTTCTGCTTCAATCTGCTTAAGCAGTTCTTTTAGCCTTTTAGGACTGCATTTACCTGCCATCTTTAGTAATTCTTTTGAATTAATTTTGTTTTCTGTGTTTTTTCTGAATATCATGTGCATTCATTCCAATTTTTACTATTAAATTGAATTTACCGGTAACAATCGAGACAATATGTTATCGGTGGAAAAAATCTTTACTCAAATTGAGTTTTTATTAAAAAAGAAATATGAACCAGATTGAAGTGGTTAAAATCTGATTCTAAATCAATATAATCACAATTAGAAGATTAAACATAATCTAATATAAACTTTACGAATTTTAAGGGTGTATTACTTTTTTAGAATATAAATAATTTAAAATAACTTATAAAAATTATAAGTTATTGATCTTTCGATCAATTTATATATGAAAAAATAATAATTATTATACAAGGTGAGTAAGTCCTTCTGAAAGAATGATGCTCGCGGATGCGGGGTGGGACTAGTAGGAATGGGTTCACCTATTACTAACTTTTTTTTCTAAAT encodes:
- a CDS encoding NAD(P)/FAD-dependent oxidoreductase; this encodes MAKKIIIIGGGIAGLSTGTYAQINGYDAIIFEKHSKPGGMCTSWHRKGFTFDYCIHNLAGTGNVRLREVWNDLGALEGTEIINHEAFISIEDSQDNVLNIYTDLDRLEKHMKEIAPEDSKAIEEYVKAGKSLPADDLFSMDMGGTMNKLKMAANLPKIIKWGKISLNDYAEKFDNKFLKKAFPHVQYDMSKSNIPMFPHLLFLSCFNAGDMGWPKGGSLEFSRRIAKRFTDLGGELNQSSKVEKIIVEDNKAVGIVLADGSEHRGDIVVSAADGHETIYEMLDGKYTNETIDKYYQAYEEEQEFGLQVFLGLNRDLSNEPHAIALLLDEPVKLELKERGSLYLELFDSSTGVAPEGKSVIKVVTKGNYDYWKKMREEDLENYRNEKEIVYKKVLEILERRFPGIKEQVEVHDVTTPATVERYTLNFHGWQPWPVPDGGMMTMMKGISKTLPGLENFYMVGQWATAMIGIPNAALTGRNLIKELCKKDKKKFRTQI